The Astatotilapia calliptera chromosome 19, fAstCal1.2, whole genome shotgun sequence DNA segment agtgcaatgacgctcccgcggtaatggacgttccagccctaaccataaccttattcctgatcTTAACCAGGActataatgatgttaaatagcgtgtttcgaagcgatttgaagaaaaagagcgaacatgtgtagacggagtccagacggttctcatgtcctcttttttccgaggtcgtcatttaggaacgtggtgggtagccgaaagcgtaatatgttgacgatttgtcacctagcgtaaaatgttacgctttgggagtgagaacgtgttgcagAAAGAAGATCAATCGATATCTACAGAAATTCATCAACTTGTCCTAAAGCCACTTTGCATAGAGGAtgatttagaaaacatttttcagggcttttaaatgtgtgttaatAATCCACATTCCCATGGTGcagacaaataaatattttttttagtttttgaacAGGTTCATGGGAGAGCAGCTCTTTTTTCACTGAGGGCAGAGGACAGACCCCTTACGATGCTCTCTGGAGGGTAAAGTGGGATTAGTCTGCTGCTTCTGGACCCCAGCAAGGATTTAATGGAGCAGAGGTAACTAAATTGGCATGGGTTCTTGCTGGCTAACAAAAGCCCCCAAAATCATTAAGCTTTACTTAAAAATTGGGGCAGGATGACTTACCATAAGCTGGCTCAGATCCAAATGGCTACAATGTCAATCCAGATTAACTGAAAATGCACTGATACCACAGTGCATCTCAATAACTGGCAACAAGGCAAGAATACAAGCAAGGGTCATGTGCAGAACAGACGAAATCCACACAAGTCTCAACGTGAATCACTTTGTGTGGTGAGCATAAGGTGCGAGAATTTGAGATTCACTGAGAAGAGGGCCGCAAAAAAACTGAAGCGGTATCATCACACTAACCCAGCTCCCTACTATCCCTGCACTACTAAAAACAAGTCCAGGTCTGAAACTCATTTATAAACTGGAAGGTCACTCCTACTATATGAACAGTGCCTGGCACAGACTTCCTTCGTCATTTTTGTCTAGCGCTAATAAAAAGTTGAAAGTTTTGAGATGGTGTCAACAACATCAGGACGAAATCTTCCTTTCACTCCCTTGAGCTGGTACGTGTGAGTTCCTCAAGCttcgctcttctggacagagacctCGAGGTTGTGTTTTTTATACTAATATGCTGAAGCAATAGAGTAAGTTATGTCAAAAATGTACCTCCTTAACTTAGCATGTTAGTTTTTATGATTGTCTGGCATATCTGCTTTGGGAGTTAGCATTTATTAAAGTATTTAGTACAGCTGCTAGATTAGGTTTTCTCATAGATTCAGAGTGGAGCATGTTAGTGAGGGCCGCACGGAGAAGACTGAACACACAAAGCACTGTTTTGTGAGTGTTTGTAATTGGACTTTTCAGAGAACAGTGGTTTATACTAGAACAACTTAAGTTTAATGACGTATAAGGTAAAGTGTTCCTGTTATGTGGAGTGTGATGGATGCACCCCTCCTGCTCTAATCCTCATCTACTTAAAATGAGATACAGGAAATGTTATGCAAATGGCTTGTTTATCAATCCATGTCGGCATCAGCCACTTGTTTTGTGGCCTGAGAGTGCCATGCTGAGCTCCGGCTTAGGGGGCAGCATAATCTTTTAACACCTATCTGGCAGAGATTCCCTATTGTTGTCAGATTTGATATGAGACAGGAAGTGCAGGCAGATgttgagtttatttttaaaatactggGCTAATAGTTTGGGTCGAGACGGATGCGTTTGTGCTGATCTCAAACTATGCCTTTAAATAAATAGACTGCAGTCAGAGCACACTGACAAGATTTATCACTACATATTGAAGGTGTGGAATTTGAAGTGAGCTCTATGCATGCCAGAGGGCTCTCCTaagccacacacacagagagtctCTTCCTAAGCAGATTACCTAAATAAATCTATGTCGGTATTCACTTCTGCATGTCTAGTTATACAAAAATAGACCGTGGGAATGCATAGACTAAACATGTTTATAGCAACGTATGCATCCCAGGACACTGAGCCATTAACACTCTGCTGACATCTGCTGCACGAGTTAAGGGTGATGCAAGCCTTTCACAGACATTTGCTTCTATTTGAAAAGCTCTGTGACAGATCTGAGATGATAAAAGAAAGTTACAGAAAAACAATCTTTGGATGCAAGGGTATTTAAAGACGACTTCCTGCATTTGACATTTACCTTGGATTAAGGAACAGCACATTGTGACTCACAGCTGTCAAAGGTGTAGCATGGGAGTTGAGCAAGCAGAATGATTTGTATGGAGAGGAGGTGGGGACCAGATGTTGTCCTCCTACCACGGGGAATAAACTCTATCACTCGCACCGCAGGTGGTGGGAAAAGgggggagagaaagggagaagagAAAGAGTAAGTGAGAAACAACggcaaacaggaagcagagacCTTACAACACAATGCTCGCAGAGTTTCCTGCAGGTTCAGACAGATAAGGAGCAACACTTTGTTTAAAGCTGCAGCTTCAACCCCCCAAACGTTTCCCGGGCTCTAAAATATGTTGCGCCGCTTGCTGGTACAATTCTTCTGCAGTACAGCTGTGATATGTTGGAGTGCAAAATTTGGATTGTTTGCGAGGGAAACAAGCTCAAGGCTCAGTGCAAATGTTGCAACAAGACATGACTGCAATAGCAAGTTCAATTAAGGAAAAGTACAGTAAGATAATAACCAATTATTTTTGCAGACATTACTAATATTACCATAATGGCTTTTTTGTAAGGTCAGAGACTGGCCTTAAAAGTGTGGCGTAATGTAATCTAGATGCTGGATCATAAGAAAATGACTCCAGCTGCATTATAAACCAATTATAAATCAGTTGTGCAGAAGAGGTTTTCCAAGCCaaagttttattaatttatgaTTTTTTGTATTTGGTCAAAACTTCCATAACGTCAGGcttaaaatgctttaaataaCTTATTTAATGCATTTGGTATTTCTGCCTAGAAACACAAATCAAATGCATGATGGGAATTCAGACAAACTACAGACTTCACAATTAAGCAGTTTCCCCTGAACTAAGGCCAGCATGTGATCAAAGAATTATCAGTGTGAGCTCCTTTAACGTACTGTGATTAGTTATACTAGCAGAGTAATATGCTGAGTTTCTGCAGATGTGGAAGTCGCTGAATTGCAAATGCAGTCTGTATGAGTGTGTTTGCAACAGAGGAAATGTAAatatgagatttaaaaaatatatatttgggatttgtgtgtgtgtgtgtgtgtgtgtgtgtgtgtgtgtgtgtgtgtgtgtgtgtgtgtgtgtgtgtgtgtgtgtatttatgaacCCAGtcaccctgaaaaaaaaaaaaagacagatgggACCTGACGTCACTACTAAGAACTGGACTTGATGACAAACAATGACCTCCACTACTTCCCTTCAGCTCTGCTCTTTGCTCTTTGCGTGGAAGAGTAAAGCTGGTATTGAAATGTAATGTATATACCCAATGAAAACAAACCGGCCTGAGAAATGTTGTTTGGAGCTTCTGGGTGCTGAATATTTCGCTGTGTACTGATTAAAggaatattaaaatgaaaaaaaaaacggtaagcttattttctgtcacttcagaaaataaaaaataattttctgaaAGTTGTGAATGAGTCAGAATAATTACCTTTTCTGGTTCGTTTCACGAAATCAAGAAACTGCACCTGAGTGAAGCACCGTGAAGTACCCGCTCCATGCTGGAGCaacactgccctctagtggccgGCGATGGTATTACATCACTGTCGCGCGAACATAATGCATCTCCGCACAGAAGAGAATTTAGGAGTTCGTAAATCTACTCTCGCGATAATATCGACGTTATTACTACAGCTGTTCACGTTAGTATATTCAGAATTGGGCATGTATAGAGTTTGTAAAGTCTTCCACAAATTTGTGTGTGTTAAGTTTACACATTTACAAACAAGCACTCTgcgaaataaaattaattatccTCTTATGCCGTCTTTAACGTCCAGTTAAGTGACCTTTATTGGATGAGTCACATCGAGTGTTTGGTGGGAGTGACTATGTAAATCTGCATCAAACGGAAACAGTCAAAGTGTTGAGAAGAGGTCACTCATCTGATTGGGCGCCTTTGTTCTTTCAAATCGAGGTGGCCTTCTCCCTTTATTGCCACTAACAGGCCCCCGGGGTGGAAGAAGACATGTTTTACATTAGTGCTGCACTCCTGCATAGACTTTCGCACTGCTGGGATTCTAAGATAGTGCAGTGATAATATAAGGGAAGATGGCCTGTCATAGAACTGATAAAGCAaacagaatgagagaagaagtgaGCTGCATGCTGGTTGGTGATGGAGCAGTGGGAAAAACCAGCATGGTTATCAGTTACATCTTCAATGGATACAACACTGAGTACAGGCAAACTGCATTTGATGTTTTCACAGGTAAGTGAAGGAGCTCTTTTATTTAAAGGTCAGATATTTCACCCAGCAATAAAGCCTGCTTGTCTCTACCTAACGTCCAGGATTAGTTCATGTGAATGGAATCCCAACCCACATTAAGCTGATAGATACTGCTGGACAGGTAATTATCACatatcacagtttttttttttctaaacagacAAGTGGGTCCAGTGCTTCTCATCTCTCAATGTTTGATCTATcaggagatgtttggccatctGCACTCTCTGTGCTATGCCCATGTGGACGTCTTCATCctctgcttcagcctcgtcAACCCCATCTCATTTGACAATATCACCTCCAAATGGATCCCACAGATTCGAGCCGCCAACCCAATCTCCCCCATCGTTCTGGTTGGAACTCAGTCAGACCTTCGACACAGTGTGGACGTCCTCATTCATCTGAACCAGCGGGGCACCAGACCGGTGCTCTTTAACAAGGCCAGACGGCTCGCGAGCAGGATCAGAGCTCATGACTACGTGGAGTGCTCGGCTCTCACACAGCACAACCTTAAAGACGCCTTTGACTGTGCTGTATTTGCTGCCATTAAGCACAAGCACGGTGGCACTAAATACAAAAAGCTCAATTTGCTTAACAGTTTAAAGTCTCTTTATGATGGTGGATGGAGGAAAATCTTTAGATTCTTGTGATCTGAAATCCAAAGTGCAGAGCGGGTATCCTCACTCGACCGTAACAAaccatgatttttgtttttttaaacaaagtgtCTGTCTACAAATTGTGGGCTGTGGATTTAAAGAACTGATCTCAAAATCTCCATCTTTGTGTGAAATGTGACAAACCGGACAAACGGTGACTTCAGCCAGCTACACTTCCTCTCTTTATAcctttgtgtttcttgtttcatattttggctgttgttgttattatttatatttctgtgtGCTAGGTAAGTTTTGTAATAAATGGATTAAGAAATGCAGTGGTTGTGATTTGCTTGCTTTCAAAAAGACAACATCAAATTTAAGGATTTGCCTTTAGAAGTTACTGTCAGTGAAGAAACGGAGGGAAAGCGCAGACTGGCATTTAGGACAAATGGTcccctgctgctgctttgaaGTGCTACTTTACAAGATAAAAGCCATTTAAATCCATCCTGAGCCTGAAGCCTGATGATGGGACTTGTTTCCCAAACCTACTTTTAAAACACCCACCCACATTTTCCTAGCTATGGCGATGATTGGTAATGGAGTTTTAATTTCAGTGATTAGATTAAGGATAAGATTTGGCCAACTAGAAGCAACAGGTAGATTTGGATTAGATATTAATTTAAAGAGATATTTAGAGCTTTTCACAATGTTGTGCTTAACAGGACATTATCGTAGACCATGGGCTAGACCAACTGGTTGTTCTGTCAGTGTACGGTAatttaaatgcacttttaagATAAGAgagagataagataaaactttattaatccctcgggtgggttcctctgggaaattcggtttccaaaaaagcacagcaccgacagaagttacagagttacagaatattatatatatatatatatacacatatataaatacagagacatatatacataaaatatacaaaggggataaatagaataaataggaataaaaataaaaatacaagtgaaattgcacatttcaagtctattgcaccgttgactattaacaaaagtattgcacagtgaggtgaagaggcactacagcttagttgttcccccctcctttgtcctcctgtttcccctccctctcccctccagagaggagttaaacagtctgatggcgtgtgggacaaaggagtttttaagtctgttagttcttgtctttggaaGAAATCCCAAATTAATTAATCCCTGCAGTATGTGAATATAataaaaagaagtgcaatttcaagagtatgtttcagtttttctacttgataaagaaatgctgtggTTGACTAATGAAATCTGCCAACATTACTCTTTGGACTTAaattgtaaaattacagaaatataACTTTTTGGGCCAAATTGGAGTTTTTGCTTTATGTTTGACACACCTGGTCTATATGACATTTATATCCATATTTATATCCATATTTATATCCAGTTTATATCCATATTTATATCCAGTAGATATCATCTCTTGCAGATCTCAGTGTTATCTGCAAATGTTACAGTTCATGCAGACTCCTGCCtcacctcatctgtcagcctgtccGTCTCCACTAcaaacaagaaggggctcaCAGCCGATCCTATCCCCACCTTGAAGCCATCTGTCACTCCTACTGCACACCTCACCACTCTCTTCCTGTCCTTGTCATGTCCCTGCACAACCCTCACATACTTGTCTGCCATTCCTGACTTCCTCATGTAGTACCACAGTTCCTCTTTTGGTACCTGCCTATCAgctttctctagatccacaaagacacagtgcaaTTTCTTACCACCTTCTCTATACTCctccatcaacactctcaaagcaaacatcacattgtaGTGTTCTTTTTTTGGCATGAAGTcatactgctgctcactgattctctcctctcttctggacttttttttttaaactttgtttatattatcagaatcagaatcagaatcagaatcagaatactttattgatccctgggggaaattattttttgttacagtgctccattttaaaccaacattaagacaagacagacaatacgctaactaagaatagtacaatatatacatatatatacatacatacatacataagtcacttataaataaatagttggaaaagaaacatgtgtagctgtagcagcaaacagtgtgttaagtggatgcgttgtacagggagatggccacaggcaggaatgatttcctgtgtcgttcagtggtgcttttcggtaatctcagtctctcactgaacgagctcctgtgactgaccaacatgtcatggagtgggtgggaggtgttatccaacattgtctttatcttggacagcatccgcctctccgacaccaccttgagggagtccagctccatccccacaacattgctggccttacggattagtttattaagtctgttggcatctgcgaccctcagcctgctcccccagcatgcaacagcatagaggatcgcactggccacaacagactcatagaaaatcctcagcattttctggcagatgttgaaggacctcagtcgcctcaaaaaatagagacgactctggcccttcctgtaaagtgctgtggtgtttttagcccagtccagtttattgtcaatgtgaactccaaggtatttatagtcctccacaatgtcaacactgaccccctggattgaaacaggggtcaagtgtttcctggtcttcctgaagtccacgatcagttccttggtctttgccacgttgagctgcagatgattctgctcacaccacgtgacaaaggagtcgaccacagcccggtactctgtctcatcatccctgctgatgcatccaaccaccgcagagtcatcagaaaacttctgaagatggcaggtctctgtgcagtggctgaagtctgtggtgtagagggtgaagaggaagggggagaggacagtcccctgtggtgcccctgtgttgctaatcaccttgtcagacacacactgtgggagacgtacatattgtggtcttcctgtcaggtaatcaacaatccaggacaccagagaagcatccacctgcatcgctgctaacttatcacccaggagggtcggcctgatggtgttgaaagcactggaaaagtcaaaaaacatgaccctcacagtgctcgccggctatattatattatattatattatattatattatattatattatattatattatattatattatattatattatattatattatattatacaaaaaattcaaaaagaaaCGTTTTAATATGTGAGCTTTTAGGAGTTGCACAGAATGTAAACAGAGCAAACTATTAGCAAGAACTACGTTTCCCATGATGCAACGTGGCGTCACCCTGCTCTGACCCTGTGACTGAAAATaatctgatcagctgatctgaccTGGCAACAAAATAACGTAGCTAGAGCAATCTATCAGGGAGGGGGGCTGAAGAACAAAACAATGACACTGCTTGGAAGAATTTAAATACAGTAACTCTTCTAAAGACTTTTAAAACCGAATCGCGCCGATTTCCCTCCCGGTGTTTAGTGAAAGAGCCCACAGATATTCGAGCTTTTGACATCGACTAGCTGTTGTTTGTTGATATGTTGTTGCTGTTTAGTTGACAGACTGGAGGCTAGCTGCTTGCTTGGACGGCTGTGAGCTGTGGTGGTTTGCTGGCTCGCTAATTGCAGCTTTTGTTTGAGGTGGGGGGGAAAAGTTGAAATTGTCCGGCTAAAGTAGCTAGCTCTAAGCTAGCTGTTCACATTTGGTTGCCAAGTAATTTACTGAATTTGCAAGGTATAGACCCACAGAGGGTCAGCTTGCTAGTTAGCCTGTTGTTAGCATTAACATttgctcatttttgttttggtattttttttccccaaggaGGGTTCTTTGTGTCGTTAGGTACTGGTTACCTGTACACACTTATGTGTTACCTAACTGTTTCTTTCTTGCcttagatatatattttaggtaATATTGCTGCTAAATGCTAACTTTAATGCATGAACAAGCTAACAGGATCAAAGGATATTAAACGTTACTGAAGAAGACGACGGTTTTTACTTCACTGCCTTTGTTAGGTGCACTAAATGGCATTAGATCAACCCGTTTAGGTGTCTGAATTTTATACCGCTAAAACTAATTTGATCACTTACATCAGTGTTTAAACTTTGTATTAAATCAGTGTGATAGCTGCCCTGTTATCATGCAGCTGTCTTAAGTTTATTTCATTGTATTTGAGTTTTTCAGTATTACTGCACTGTGCATTTTTCATTAACTGCTATTGGAAGTAGCTGGTGCTGTTGTCAAAGCTGTTCCAATAAGCGCCAGTCTGTATTCAAGCTCACTCCTTAAGAAACGATGAATGGGTATGGCTCATCTTCAGAAAAGGGAGTCAATACTAGTCTGATATGTCAGGAGAGTTATTCCTGTGGTGGCTCTGAGGAGGCGGCATTTGAGTGTGTTGATTGCAAAAGCCTGCAGTGTGTTCGCTGTGAGCTCGACCTCCATAGTCATGACCGGCTAAAGAACCACAAGCGGGTCCAGCTAGGTCCTGGACATGTCCCATACTGTGACAACTGTAAAGGAGGTAGTGGGGATAGTGGCACGCGCCATCGGTCTGTGGTCCGTTGCCAGAACTGCAAAGTTAACCTGTGTCAGGACTGTCAGAAACGTACCCACAGTGGAGGCAACAAGAAGAAACACCAGCTTACACATTATCCTCCACCACCCAAACCTGCAGAAGGCAACTCTGTCCAAACATCTGCCCAGCCTGCTGTCTGTATAGCCGATGAGACCAAATCTCAGAAGGCTAAACTTCTGGAGAAGGTATCAAGCTTTCTTCTGGTTGATGAGAATGAGGAAATGCAGGTAAGTTGTGCAAGTGGGC contains these protein-coding regions:
- the LOC113012322 gene encoding rho-related GTP-binding protein RhoV-like; the protein is MACHRTDKANRMREEVSCMLVGDGAVGKTSMVISYIFNGYNTEYRQTAFDVFTGLVHVNGIPTHIKLIDTAGQEMFGHLHSLCYAHVDVFILCFSLVNPISFDNITSKWIPQIRAANPISPIVLVGTQSDLRHSVDVLIHLNQRGTRPVLFNKARRLASRIRAHDYVECSALTQHNLKDAFDCAVFAAIKHKHGGTKYKKLNLLNSLKSLYDGGWRKIFRFL